CCAGCCAAAGCTAAGAAGAGAGTCCATGGCCTATTGGCAAAATTACATCCCCTGGCCTGCCTGGTCTTCCGTCAGCCTCTGTCTCTGAGGAACAACTTGAACATAGAAACTCCTAAGCTCTGAAAACAGACAAAACCTCTGTGCCTTCCCTTCTTCTGGGGAGACACAGGGTGGGGCAGGATCCTCCAGCACGTTATGTCATTGCTTCCTCAGCTTCTCTCAGGTCCTTGCAGTCTTCAGCTTATGGTCTCAATGCCAGAGAGTAGTGTTGATGACTCAGGGTTGGGTCTTCAGTCTCAGTTTAAAGAGCCCCCTGAATCTGTCTCCTCGTCATCCTCCTGACCACATGTCCCTCCAGTCCTGAAAGCAGACCTCTGCTTCCATCTTACCACCTCCACACTCTGATGTTCATTCATTTTACCTGCTgtatatgtttcttggttttcttgaGAATGAGCTAGAACAGCTCTAATCCCAGTTTTATTATGAAGTCCTCCCTGACCACTGTTGTCAATCCTTCTCTTTGCTGAGCCACTGCACTGTGTGTGTGCTAGAACATCACGTTTTGGTATAGATGGGCCTGTGCACCGTAAACTTTGGTCAAGAGGACAAACAGAAGGGTCTTGAATTCTAGCCTGACGTGAATTCCAGCTCTACCATACCATTCACCCTAGTCTCCTTTCTCTGAGCttgtttccctatctgtaaaaggGGAATAAAAGTTGTTTTTCCCCAACAAGACTTCATGCCCGCACTTGGCCATAGCCCTGCTCAGTAAGCCCACACGACAGATTAATTGACCTCTTCTCCGCCAGGTACATGGCCACTTCTGGCCTGGACCACCAGCTGAAGATCTTTGACCTCCGAGGGATGTTCCAGCCTCTGAGTGCTCGGACCCTGCCCCAGGGAGCGGGGCACCTGGCCTTTTCTCAGCGGGGACTGCTGGCTGCGGGCATGAGTGACGTGGTCAACATATGGATGGGGCAGGGCATGGCCAGCCCCCCGTCCCTGGAGCAGCCTTACCTCACCCATCGGCTCTCAGGCCACGTGCATGGTCTTCATTTCTGCCCCTTTGAAGatgtgctggggctggggcacagTGGGGGCATCACCAGCATGCTGGTCCCTGGTGAGTAGGCTAGGGGATGGGATCCACGTGGATGAACTCTGGTTGGAAGTTTGGGTTTGCTCAAGACAGCCAAGAGCAAAGGGCTTGGTGGAGCTGGAGCTGCTGGACTGGGTTCTTTTTATGGCTCcatgcttctcccttcctccagggGCTGCTGAGCCCAATTTTGATGGCCTGGAGAATAACCCTTACAGGAGCCAGAAGCAGCGCCAGGAGTGGGAGGTGAAGGCCCTGCTGGAGAAGGTGAGCCTGTGCTGTGTGTGCTTTGGGCTGGGGTTGGGGAAAGCTTCCCGTGTCCCAAGTCTTGGGAAGAGTGGGATTCAGCAGCGCCCTGGCCTCTGTCCTTCTTTGGGTCACTCTCCTATGGCTCTTGACCTGTTCTTGTCCCTTTGTGACACCTCAGGTGCCTGCAGAGCTCATTTGTCTGGATCCAAGAGCCCTGGCAGAGGTTGATGTCATCTCTTTGGAGCAAGAAAAGAAGGAGCGGATAGAGAGACTGGTATGGAGCAAGGCCCTGGTGCTCAAACCTTTCTCACCTCTACAACTTCCCTCCCCCATGCTGTGTCCCCAGAAGTATGGCACAGGAGATGGGGGCTGCCACAGTTCTTGGCCTCTGAGACTGTTCTAGGTTTCACCCTTGTCCCTCCCTTAGGGCTACGACCCTGAAGCCAAGGCTCCCTTCCAGCCAAAGCCAAAGCAGAAGGGCCGCAGCTCGACAGCAAGCCtggtgaagaggaggaggaaggtcaTGGATAAGGAGCACCGGGTAAATGATCATTGCGGGGGGGGCTAGGCATCCTACTTGGCTGCATCCTCCTGCTAGTGCCTCTGCCATTGCCAGCCTGACACATCTCATCTTGCCCCCTCTCCCTACCCAGGACAAAGTCCGGCAGAGCCTTGAGCAACAGCCacagaagcaagagaagaaagccaAGCCCCTGAAGGCCCGGCCATCTGCCCTGGACAGATTTGTACGCTGAGCCGTGCTCCAGGATGGCCTGAGAATGCCATCTGTCCCCATGATTGCCTCTGGGGAAATGACCCTGTTCCTTGGAATAAGGAGAGGGCACTGTGCCCCTTCCTCAGCTGGAGAGAGACtgctggctctggggcagggttggtattaaagaagaaagtagttttgttttgttttttttggataATGTGTGTAGATCGTCCTGGGGACCTGTTCCCCTCCCTTTGCCCAGCATGGGACTACTCTAGGAACTGAGGGGGTCGTGGTATCCTGCTTTTACCCTCACCCCCTATCTTGTCACTATGACCTCAGCCTTGTTCCTTAGGGGCCTTCCTCTTTCCCATGTCCCTGGAGATGTCCTTCCCATCCAGAATGGTCTGGCAGCCTCCAGGCTCCCCAGGTTTGCGTTGTTAGACTCCTGGTGAGGACTACGCTGCACTCGAAGAGGTAGACAGACAAGTTTATTGAGGAGCTTGTGCCCCTTCCCCGCCATAGCTGGAGAGAACAATCCCGGCATTGTTTTGCTCTTCCTGGTGACCATCACTAGGTCTGGCAGGCCAGGCCCCTGGATTTCTCCTGTGTCCCTCCATCTTCAGTGATAGATGGAGCATTTGATAGAGGAAACCGATCAGCTGCAGCCAGTCAGGGCCCCCTGTGTTGGGCCTGGGCCAGAGAAGGTTGTGGGTGTGCTGGCTCGACCCTCAGCTCCTCACTCCTCTACTATGGCACTCTCAGCTATGAAGCCAGGCTATTACCCGACATCGCAGGATGCCCAAAACTTCCTGAAGCCAGGAACAGAAGGGTGCAGTCCTTTCCCCGTCAGAGCCGCCCACCAGCTTCCAGGCTTCCTGCATCTTCCAGGGGTCCAGTTTGTGGGATGTCAGCAGGAATTTCCCATAGCAGCACCGGTCCAAGGGGTAGTGGGTGGCCCCAGCCAGTTTAACACAGTGGGTTGGGGTGAGACCTCCTCGTCGGGCGCTCACCCCCACAAAGACATCCTCCAGTGGCAGAGGGGGTGCCCGGCTGGCCACTTTTAGGATGAGCTGCACAGCAGAAGCTGACAGCACGTACCCTGTACCAGAGGCATAGGGTGGAAAGGGGCCCCAGGTGGGAGGCCACTGCTCCTCCGATATCTGGTGCTTGCTCCCTGGTGTCCGAGAGGGGTGCACCCGCCAGTGCACACGGCCCAGATACAGAAGAGGCATTGGCTGGCTCTTCAAGATGGGCCTTTCTTCCCACTCTTTATCTCCAGCCTTAACTGCTCTTGGAGGCTCCTTGCCCTTCTCCCATTGTTCCCAATGGCCCCCTCGCCGAATCAGCTCTGATACCAGTTCGGGGACGTTGACAAACACATCATCATCTGTCTTGAGGATGTAG
Above is a genomic segment from Canis lupus baileyi chromosome 7, mCanLup2.hap1, whole genome shotgun sequence containing:
- the B3GALT4 gene encoding beta-1,3-galactosyltransferase 4 codes for the protein MPLSLFRRLLLAALLLVIIWTLFGPSGIGEELLSLSLASLSPAPASPGPPLALPRLLIPNEKACGGPGSPPFLLILVCTAPENLNQRNAIRASWGGLREAQGFRVQILFLLGEPSLWHPTKEPHDIDLVREAAAQGDILQAAFRDSYRNLTLKTLSGLNWADKHCSMARYILKTDDDVFVNVPELVSELIRRGGHWEQWEKGKEPPRAVKAGDKEWEERPILKSQPMPLLYLGRVHWRVHPSRTPGSKHQISEEQWPPTWGPFPPYASGTGYVLSASAVQLILKVASRAPPLPLEDVFVGVSARRGGLTPTHCVKLAGATHYPLDRCCYGKFLLTSHKLDPWKMQEAWKLVGGSDGERTAPFCSWLQEVLGILRCRVIAWLHS